From Nocardioides daedukensis, the proteins below share one genomic window:
- a CDS encoding sterol carrier family protein: MARRLVPAEPSAVALALSRREPADMRLLTKHFLAVLEQRAPGNSVEVRVPPWAAVQVIEGVRHKRGTPPAVVELDPATWVALAVGEETFADAEGDGRVRASGERADLTAYLPLA, from the coding sequence ATGGCACGACGACTGGTCCCGGCGGAACCCTCCGCGGTGGCCCTGGCCCTCTCCCGACGCGAGCCTGCGGACATGCGGCTGCTCACCAAGCACTTCCTCGCGGTGCTCGAGCAGCGCGCCCCAGGAAACTCGGTGGAGGTGCGCGTCCCGCCCTGGGCCGCGGTCCAGGTGATCGAGGGCGTGCGGCACAAGCGGGGTACGCCGCCTGCCGTCGTCGAGCTCGATCCGGCGACGTGGGTGGCCCTCGCCGTGGGGGAGGAGACCTTCGCCGACGCCGAGGGCGATGGTCGGGTCCGGGCGAGTGGTGAGCGGGCCGACCTGACGGCATACCTGCCCCTGGCTTGA
- a CDS encoding steroid 3-ketoacyl-CoA thiolase yields the protein MAAPVIVDAARTPYGKRGGALSGIHAVQLLAGAQRDMVARAGIDPAEVTEVIGGCVTQAGEQSNNVTRFAWLHAGLPEETGATTLDAQCGSAQQAVHLVSAQIAAGHYDLGMACGVEAMSRVPLLSNLGEVGKPRPEDWTVDLPAQFEAADRIAVRRGLSRADLDAFGARSQQRARAAWDEGRLDRQILPVTLPDGTTFTRDQGLRETTVEGLSGLRAIREDGLHTAGTSSQISDGATVAVIAAEDRARELGLTPRARIRAQVLVGAEPQFLLDGPVRAAERLLARTGMTIGDIDLFEVNEAFAAVPMSFAQVHGVDHDKLNVNGGAIALGHPVGSTGIRLIAALIDELERRDLSIGMVAICAGGAQATGAIIERI from the coding sequence GTGGCAGCACCCGTGATCGTCGACGCCGCTCGTACGCCGTACGGCAAGCGGGGTGGAGCCCTGTCCGGGATCCACGCCGTCCAGCTCCTGGCCGGAGCCCAGCGGGACATGGTGGCGCGTGCCGGGATCGACCCGGCCGAGGTCACCGAGGTGATCGGCGGCTGCGTGACCCAGGCCGGCGAGCAGTCGAACAACGTGACCCGCTTCGCCTGGCTGCACGCCGGACTGCCGGAGGAGACCGGCGCGACCACCCTGGACGCCCAGTGTGGCTCGGCCCAGCAGGCCGTGCACCTGGTCTCCGCCCAGATCGCGGCCGGCCACTACGACCTCGGAATGGCCTGCGGTGTCGAGGCGATGTCGCGGGTGCCGCTGCTCTCCAACCTCGGCGAGGTCGGCAAGCCCCGCCCGGAGGACTGGACCGTTGACCTGCCCGCACAGTTCGAGGCGGCCGACCGGATCGCCGTACGACGAGGCCTGTCGCGCGCCGACCTCGACGCCTTCGGGGCCCGCTCGCAGCAGCGTGCCCGGGCGGCCTGGGACGAGGGTCGCCTGGACCGCCAGATCCTGCCGGTGACGCTGCCCGACGGCACCACGTTCACCCGCGACCAGGGCTTGCGCGAGACCACCGTCGAGGGACTCTCCGGACTGCGCGCCATCCGTGAGGACGGCCTGCACACCGCCGGGACCTCCTCCCAGATCTCCGACGGCGCCACCGTCGCCGTGATCGCAGCCGAGGACCGTGCCCGCGAGCTCGGCCTCACCCCGCGGGCCCGGATCCGGGCCCAGGTGCTCGTCGGCGCCGAACCGCAGTTCCTGCTCGACGGCCCCGTCCGGGCGGCCGAGCGGTTGCTGGCCCGGACCGGTATGACGATCGGCGACATCGACCTGTTCGAGGTCAACGAGGCCTTCGCTGCCGTGCCGATGTCGTTCGCCCAGGTGCACGGTGTCGACCACGACAAGCTCAACGTCAACGGCGGCGCGATCGCCCTGGGCCACCCGGTCGGTTCGACCGGGATCCGGTTGATCGCCGCGCTGATCGACGAGCTGGAGCGCCGCGACCTGTCGATCGGCATGGTCGCGATCTGCGCCGGTGGGGCGCAGGCGACCGGTGCGATCATCGAACGCATCTGA
- a CDS encoding iron ABC transporter substrate-binding protein, with product MKKQRLLTVLAPLLMISGLLTACGGDDGPFITVYNAQHQELLEEMAPIFEKETGIEVKLRNGKDFELANQLVAEGKSSPADVFLTENSPAMSLVESKGLFEPLDEKTLALIPEQYRPASGAWTGFAARSTVLMYNKEQIAEKDLPTSILDLADPKWKGKVSFSPTGADFQAIVSAVLELKGEAATKKWLKGLAANGEVYDGNNIVMQSVNDGETATGIAYHYYWFRDQGESGENSDQTALHFFGNQDPGAFLSISGAGVLKSSKKQKDAQAFVKFLADEAGQQALADSYALEYPLNPDVQLDDSVKAFTELEPPRVDVSALNGPTVIELMQDAGLL from the coding sequence ATGAAGAAGCAGCGCCTGCTCACCGTCCTCGCACCCCTGCTGATGATCAGCGGCCTGCTCACGGCCTGCGGTGGGGACGACGGCCCCTTCATCACCGTCTACAACGCGCAGCACCAGGAGCTCCTCGAGGAGATGGCGCCGATCTTCGAGAAGGAGACCGGCATCGAGGTCAAGCTCCGCAACGGGAAGGACTTCGAGCTCGCCAACCAGCTCGTCGCCGAGGGCAAGTCGTCGCCGGCCGACGTCTTCCTGACCGAGAACTCTCCGGCGATGTCACTGGTGGAGTCGAAGGGCCTGTTCGAGCCCCTCGACGAGAAGACCCTGGCGCTGATCCCCGAGCAGTACCGTCCCGCCAGCGGAGCCTGGACCGGCTTCGCGGCGCGTTCCACCGTGCTGATGTACAACAAGGAGCAGATCGCCGAGAAGGACCTGCCGACCAGCATCCTCGACCTCGCCGATCCCAAGTGGAAGGGCAAGGTCTCCTTCTCCCCGACCGGGGCCGACTTCCAGGCGATCGTCTCGGCCGTCCTCGAGCTCAAGGGCGAGGCAGCGACCAAGAAGTGGCTCAAGGGCCTGGCCGCCAACGGCGAGGTCTACGACGGCAACAACATCGTGATGCAGTCCGTCAACGACGGCGAGACGGCAACCGGCATCGCCTACCACTACTACTGGTTCCGCGACCAGGGCGAGTCGGGCGAGAACAGCGACCAGACCGCCCTGCACTTCTTCGGCAACCAGGACCCGGGCGCGTTCCTGAGCATCTCCGGCGCGGGCGTCCTGAAGTCGAGCAAGAAGCAGAAGGACGCGCAGGCGTTCGTGAAGTTCCTCGCCGACGAGGCCGGCCAGCAGGCACTTGCCGACAGCTATGCCCTCGAATATCCGCTCAACCCCGACGTGCAGCTCGACGACTCGGTCAAGGCCTTCACCGAGCTCGAGCCGCCGAGGGTGGACGTCTCCGCGCTGAACGGTCCCACGGTCATCGAGCTGATGCAGGACGCCGGACTGCTCTGA
- a CDS encoding SDR family oxidoreductase, whose amino-acid sequence MTAAPRGHALVTGASRGIGCSTAEALAAAGFDVAFTARTVNEGEGTVPPRSLHGSQEAIAVPGSLATTESLIRRHGVRALPVPMDLTDTDSVAAAAKTVLDTWGAPAVLVNNALLHLPQARFLELSVDTLRASLEANMVEQVRLTQMLLPAMIANGGGTVVNLCSGSATHDPRAAPGEGGWSLSYSAAKAAFGRIAGAINAEHRGDGIRAFNIEPGFVVTEAGAARGGTDSVSATGFAGSPVDASGRVIVWLATAPGAETERFLGKVVNAPRLAEDLAG is encoded by the coding sequence ATGACCGCCGCACCCCGCGGCCACGCGCTGGTCACCGGTGCCAGCAGGGGCATCGGCTGTTCGACGGCCGAGGCCCTGGCCGCAGCCGGCTTCGACGTCGCCTTCACCGCGCGCACCGTCAACGAGGGCGAGGGGACGGTGCCGCCACGCTCGTTGCACGGGTCCCAGGAGGCGATCGCGGTTCCCGGCAGCCTGGCCACCACCGAGTCGTTGATCCGTCGCCACGGCGTACGGGCGCTGCCGGTGCCGATGGACCTGACCGACACCGATTCGGTCGCCGCAGCCGCCAAGACGGTGCTCGACACCTGGGGCGCGCCCGCAGTCCTGGTCAACAACGCCTTGCTGCACCTGCCCCAGGCTCGCTTCCTCGAGCTCAGCGTGGACACCCTGCGCGCCTCGCTCGAGGCCAACATGGTCGAGCAGGTGCGGCTGACCCAGATGCTGTTGCCGGCGATGATCGCCAACGGTGGGGGAACCGTCGTCAACCTCTGCTCCGGCTCCGCGACCCACGACCCGCGTGCCGCCCCCGGCGAGGGCGGATGGAGCCTGTCCTACTCGGCTGCGAAGGCTGCCTTCGGCCGGATCGCCGGTGCGATCAACGCCGAGCACCGCGGCGACGGGATCCGCGCCTTCAACATCGAGCCCGGCTTCGTCGTCACCGAGGCCGGTGCTGCGCGGGGCGGGACCGATTCGGTCAGCGCGACCGGCTTCGCCGGTTCACCGGTGGACGCCTCGGGGCGGGTGATCGTCTGGCTGGCCACGGCTCCGGGCGCCGAGACCGAGCGCTTCCTGGGCAAGGTGGTCAACGCGCCGCGCCTGGCCGAGGACCTCGCCGGCTGA
- a CDS encoding ABC transporter ATP-binding protein — protein sequence MTVLDARALVRTFGSVRALDGVDLRVEDGQVLAVLGPSGCGKTTLLRIIAGFMAADAGSVELGSRPVLVDGRSRVPTRERNIGYVPQEGALFPHLDVAANITFGLSRSERREADVSGLLDLLGLDRSLAGRAPHELSGGQQQRVAVARALARKPTLLLLDEPFSSLDASLRETTGRAVVDAVRATGAAALLVTHDQNEALSLADVVGVMSQGKVVQVGEPLQVYARPATPFVASFVGSGTVLRARVADGIADSVIGSFPIAGSPGGTDGSGRPDSPGASATAGETDIFVRPEQVLIDPDGPVQATVDRFDFYGHDACVHLHVEGHGDVLCRVRGDRVPSPGEQVRISVTGNATAFGRTS from the coding sequence ATGACTGTCCTCGACGCCCGCGCGCTGGTGCGCACGTTCGGCTCGGTCCGGGCCCTGGACGGGGTCGACCTGCGCGTCGAGGACGGCCAGGTGCTCGCCGTGCTCGGCCCGTCGGGATGTGGCAAGACGACGCTGCTCCGGATCATCGCCGGCTTCATGGCCGCCGATGCCGGATCCGTCGAGCTGGGCTCACGCCCGGTGCTCGTCGACGGTCGCTCCCGGGTCCCGACCCGGGAGCGCAACATCGGCTACGTGCCCCAGGAGGGCGCACTGTTCCCGCACCTCGACGTGGCCGCCAACATCACCTTCGGGCTGAGTCGCAGCGAGCGACGCGAGGCCGACGTCAGCGGCCTGCTCGACCTGCTCGGCCTCGACCGGTCATTGGCCGGACGGGCTCCGCACGAGCTCTCCGGCGGTCAGCAGCAGCGGGTCGCCGTGGCCAGGGCCCTGGCCCGCAAACCCACGCTGCTGCTGCTCGACGAGCCCTTCTCCTCCCTGGACGCCTCGCTGCGCGAGACCACCGGTCGGGCCGTGGTGGACGCGGTCCGGGCCACCGGTGCGGCAGCGTTGCTGGTGACCCACGACCAGAACGAGGCGCTCTCGTTGGCCGACGTCGTCGGCGTCATGTCGCAGGGCAAGGTGGTCCAGGTCGGCGAGCCGCTGCAGGTCTATGCCCGGCCGGCGACTCCGTTCGTGGCCTCGTTCGTCGGCAGCGGAACGGTGCTCCGCGCGCGCGTCGCCGACGGCATCGCGGACTCGGTGATCGGCAGCTTCCCGATCGCCGGGAGCCCCGGTGGCACTGATGGCTCTGGTCGCCCCGACAGCCCCGGCGCCAGCGCAACTGCCGGCGAGACCGACATCTTCGTCCGCCCCGAGCAGGTGCTGATCGATCCCGACGGTCCGGTGCAGGCCACCGTCGACCGCTTCGACTTCTATGGCCACGACGCCTGCGTCCACCTCCACGTCGAGGGCCACGGCGATGTGCTGTGCCGGGTGCGCGGCGACCGGGTGCCGAGCCCCGGCGAGCAGGTACGGATCTCGGTCACGGGCAACGCCACCGCCTTCGGACGCACGTCATGA
- a CDS encoding ABC transporter permease: MTSTTLTSPRSTRRVRDRAPVALVLIGIVVAVFALIPLIHVVIYASTVDPDVIREQLFRPRIGMLLRNTLGLMVTCVAASIALSVACAWLVVRTNLPLAGLWHVLLTAPLAVPAFVNGFGWVSLTHSVEGFAGASMIVTLSYFPFVYLPVCAALHGLDPVHDEMAASVGLGRTATFFRVVLPQLRPAILGGSLLVALHMFSEFGALKTLRFPTFTTAIYDQFNSTFNGPAAHLSSALLVLLCLAVLTLELALRGRRRYARTSSGTPRAARRIDLGAWRWPATLAPLVVVALALGVPIYSLVHWMLVGSSTGDGLAELLPTAATTMAYAALGALLSVVLALPVGLLVVRHASLTSTLVERSTYTANALPGIVVALALITVTINYAVDLYQSAVVLMAAYLILFLSRAVVSVRASLEQAPPVLENVAKSLGLSGLATTWRVTVPIVLPGIGAGAALVFIAICTELTATLLLAPLETQTLATEFWSHSSGLSYGAAAPYALVMIAISMPAVFLLSRTSRAARPLAKEKP; encoded by the coding sequence ATGACGAGCACCACGCTCACCTCGCCGCGCAGCACGCGGCGGGTCCGTGACCGCGCTCCCGTGGCGCTGGTGCTGATCGGGATCGTCGTGGCCGTGTTCGCGCTGATCCCCCTGATCCACGTGGTCATCTATGCCTCCACGGTCGATCCCGACGTGATCCGTGAGCAGCTGTTCCGGCCCCGGATCGGGATGCTGCTGCGCAACACCCTCGGCCTGATGGTGACCTGTGTCGCGGCCAGCATCGCGCTCTCGGTGGCCTGCGCCTGGCTGGTGGTGCGCACCAACCTGCCCCTGGCCGGGTTGTGGCACGTGCTGCTCACCGCGCCGCTGGCCGTCCCGGCCTTCGTCAACGGCTTCGGCTGGGTCTCGCTGACCCACTCCGTCGAAGGGTTCGCCGGGGCCAGCATGATCGTCACGCTCTCCTACTTCCCGTTCGTCTACCTGCCGGTGTGCGCGGCGCTGCACGGCCTCGACCCGGTCCACGACGAGATGGCGGCAAGCGTCGGCCTCGGCCGGACCGCGACCTTCTTCCGGGTCGTGCTGCCCCAGCTGCGCCCGGCCATCCTCGGCGGCTCGCTGCTGGTGGCGCTGCACATGTTCTCGGAGTTCGGCGCCCTCAAGACGCTGCGGTTCCCGACCTTCACCACGGCCATCTATGACCAGTTCAACAGCACCTTCAACGGCCCCGCCGCACACCTGTCCTCGGCGCTGCTGGTGCTGCTCTGCCTGGCCGTGCTGACCCTGGAGCTCGCCCTGCGCGGGCGCAGGCGCTATGCCCGCACCAGCAGCGGTACGCCGCGTGCGGCCCGCCGCATCGACCTGGGCGCCTGGCGCTGGCCGGCCACACTGGCGCCGCTGGTCGTGGTCGCCCTCGCCCTCGGCGTGCCGATCTACAGCCTCGTGCACTGGATGCTCGTCGGATCCTCCACCGGCGACGGTCTGGCCGAGCTGCTGCCCACGGCCGCAACCACGATGGCGTACGCCGCACTCGGCGCGCTGCTCTCGGTCGTGCTGGCTCTGCCGGTGGGCCTGTTGGTGGTGCGGCACGCGTCGCTGACCAGCACCCTGGTCGAGCGGAGCACCTACACCGCCAACGCGCTGCCCGGCATCGTCGTCGCACTGGCCCTGATCACCGTCACCATCAACTACGCCGTGGACCTCTACCAGAGCGCGGTCGTCCTGATGGCGGCCTATCTGATCCTGTTCCTCTCCCGTGCCGTGGTCAGCGTCCGGGCCTCGCTCGAGCAGGCGCCGCCAGTGCTGGAGAACGTGGCCAAGAGCCTCGGCCTCAGCGGGCTGGCCACCACCTGGCGGGTCACCGTGCCGATCGTGCTGCCCGGCATCGGCGCCGGTGCGGCGCTGGTCTTCATCGCCATCTGCACCGAGTTGACCGCCACGTTGCTGTTGGCGCCGCTGGAGACCCAGACCTTGGCCACCGAGTTCTGGTCGCACTCCTCGGGCCTGTCCTATGGGGCCGCTGCGCCCTATGCGCTGGTGATGATCGCGATCTCGATGCCCGCCGTCTTCCTGCTCAGCCGCACCTCGAGGGCAGCACGGCCCCTCGCCAAGGAGAAGCCATGA
- a CDS encoding helix-turn-helix transcriptional regulator, with protein sequence MSTSARMLRLLSLLQTHRYWPGGELADRLEVSPRTLRRDIDRLRELGYPVDAARGVTGGYQLQVGTTLPPLLLEDDEAVAIAVGLRTAAAGAVAGVEETSLQALTKLISLMPPRLRRRMDALTSQTIPAPSHAPPIDAATLTTLAQGCRDSEAVRFGYTARESDPTRRHVEPHRLVSMGRRWYLVGYDRDRQDWRSFRVDRASDVALTGARFRQRELPAEDALAFVRSGFRQIPRRHDVRVRFACDAATVDAVVGRWGDLVESEGSTVLTMQADDLFWPLAVLASVDAEFTVEEPEELREAVRRTASRFAAAGERPRATN encoded by the coding sequence ATGTCCACCAGCGCCCGCATGTTGCGTCTCCTCTCCCTGCTGCAGACCCACCGTTATTGGCCCGGCGGCGAGCTCGCCGATCGGCTCGAGGTCAGCCCGCGGACGCTGCGCCGCGACATCGATCGGCTGCGCGAGCTCGGCTATCCGGTCGACGCCGCTCGCGGGGTGACCGGTGGCTACCAGCTCCAGGTCGGCACCACGTTGCCTCCGTTGCTGCTCGAGGACGACGAGGCCGTCGCGATCGCGGTCGGTCTGCGTACCGCCGCGGCCGGTGCTGTCGCCGGGGTCGAGGAGACCTCGCTGCAGGCACTGACCAAGCTGATTTCCCTGATGCCGCCACGGCTGCGTCGTCGGATGGACGCGCTCACCTCGCAGACCATCCCTGCCCCGTCCCATGCTCCGCCGATCGACGCGGCCACGCTCACCACGCTGGCCCAGGGCTGCCGGGACTCCGAAGCGGTGCGCTTCGGCTACACCGCGCGCGAGTCGGACCCCACCCGTCGCCACGTCGAGCCGCACCGCCTCGTCTCGATGGGCCGCCGGTGGTACCTCGTCGGCTATGACCGCGACCGCCAGGACTGGCGTTCCTTCCGCGTCGATCGAGCCAGCGACGTCGCCCTCACCGGTGCCCGCTTCCGCCAGCGGGAGCTGCCGGCCGAGGATGCGCTCGCGTTCGTGCGCAGCGGCTTTCGCCAGATCCCGAGGCGGCACGACGTCCGGGTGCGGTTCGCCTGCGACGCGGCCACGGTGGACGCCGTGGTCGGCCGATGGGGAGATCTCGTCGAGAGCGAGGGATCGACGGTGCTGACGATGCAGGCCGACGACCTCTTCTGGCCGCTGGCGGTGCTGGCCTCGGTCGACGCCGAGTTCACCGTTGAGGAGCCCGAAGAGCTGCGCGAGGCGGTACGTCGTACCGCCTCGCGCTTTGCTGCTGCGGGGGAGCGTCCTCGAGCGACCAACTGA
- a CDS encoding aminotransferase class I/II-fold pyridoxal phosphate-dependent enzyme, whose amino-acid sequence MRRIKQSQKLKNVRYDVRGPILVEAQRLEAMGHRILKLNIGNPAPFGFEAPAAIVADMVHHLPEAQGYSDSRGIFSARTAVAQYYQSRGLQDAHVDDIFIGNGVSELISMVLQAFVDDGNEILVPAPDYPLWTGAVSLSGGTPVHYLCDEENGWMPDLEDIESKITENTHGLVIINPNNPTGAVYSEETVKALVDIARRHDLVIFSDEIYEKILFGDAVHHHTAAYTDDDVLCLTFSGLSKAYRVCGYRAGWLMVSGPKHLAEDFLEGLTLVANMRMCANVPAQHAIQTALGGYQSIEEFIGPGGRFYEQSMLAHRMLNDIPGVSSVEPKGALYCFPKLDPEVYPIKDDQQFVIDLLRSKHILVTHGTGFNWPTPDHFRLVTLPDVTMLEEAIGRIAEFLAEIRATA is encoded by the coding sequence GTGCGCCGAATCAAGCAGAGCCAGAAGCTGAAGAACGTCCGCTACGACGTGCGGGGACCGATCCTGGTCGAGGCCCAGCGCCTCGAGGCCATGGGCCACCGCATCCTCAAGCTGAACATCGGGAACCCGGCCCCGTTCGGCTTCGAGGCTCCGGCGGCCATCGTCGCCGACATGGTGCACCACCTGCCCGAGGCGCAGGGCTACTCCGACTCCCGCGGCATCTTCTCGGCCCGCACCGCAGTCGCGCAGTACTACCAGTCCCGCGGGCTCCAGGACGCGCACGTCGACGACATCTTCATCGGCAACGGCGTCTCGGAGCTGATCTCGATGGTGCTCCAGGCCTTCGTCGACGACGGCAACGAGATCCTCGTGCCGGCACCGGACTATCCGCTGTGGACCGGCGCGGTCAGCCTCTCCGGCGGCACCCCGGTGCACTACCTGTGCGACGAGGAGAACGGCTGGATGCCGGACCTCGAGGACATCGAGTCGAAGATCACCGAGAACACCCACGGCCTGGTGATCATCAACCCGAACAACCCGACGGGTGCGGTCTACAGCGAGGAGACCGTCAAGGCGCTGGTCGACATCGCTCGGCGCCACGACCTGGTCATCTTCAGCGATGAGATCTACGAGAAGATCCTGTTCGGCGACGCGGTCCACCACCACACCGCCGCCTACACCGACGACGACGTGCTGTGCCTGACCTTCAGCGGTCTCTCGAAGGCCTACCGGGTCTGCGGCTATCGCGCCGGTTGGCTGATGGTCTCGGGGCCCAAGCACCTGGCCGAGGACTTCCTCGAGGGCCTCACCCTGGTCGCCAACATGCGGATGTGCGCCAACGTCCCGGCCCAGCACGCGATCCAGACGGCGCTCGGCGGCTATCAGTCGATCGAGGAGTTCATCGGTCCCGGCGGGCGGTTCTACGAGCAGAGCATGCTGGCCCACCGGATGCTCAACGACATCCCCGGCGTCTCCTCGGTCGAGCCCAAGGGCGCGCTCTACTGCTTCCCGAAGCTGGACCCCGAGGTCTATCCGATCAAGGACGACCAGCAGTTCGTGATCGACCTGCTGCGCTCCAAGCACATCCTGGTCACCCACGGCACCGGCTTCAACTGGCCCACCCCGGACCACTTCCGCCTGGTCACCCTGCCCGACGTGACCATGCTCGAGGAGGCGATCGGCCGGATCGCGGAGTTCCTGGCCGAGATCCGCGCCACAGCCTGA
- a CDS encoding ATP-binding cassette domain-containing protein: MTPNQMTGPVIVTKNLTRTFTTRNHTVEAVRGLDLEIGQGELVAFLGPNGAGKSTTLRMLTTLIPPTSGTASVAGHDVVDEQRQVRRSIGYVGQGNGAGHQQRGRDELVSQGRAHGLSRASARARADELVADLDLSAVADRTVMTLSGGQRRRLDIAMGLVHTPRVLFLDEPSTGLDPQNRANLQSLVQKLHAETGSTIVLTTHYLEEADALAERVIVIDHGSVIADDTAFSLKSRLGDRILLGFTDAEDAGVAAERAGNLAGGVAGAVVRREGAAVELRVTGGHELAPHLIHDLHSRGVVACSMEVSRPTLDDVFLDLTGRSLREASEGAGSPTADDSTTHDEPNNDGPNNNNRPTATEETAA; this comes from the coding sequence ATGACACCGAACCAGATGACCGGACCAGTGATCGTCACCAAGAACCTCACCCGGACGTTCACCACACGCAACCACACGGTCGAGGCCGTTCGCGGCCTCGATCTCGAGATCGGGCAGGGCGAGCTCGTCGCCTTCCTCGGCCCCAACGGCGCAGGGAAGTCGACCACGCTGCGCATGCTGACCACGTTGATCCCACCGACCTCCGGAACGGCGAGCGTGGCGGGACACGATGTGGTCGACGAGCAGCGCCAGGTACGCCGCTCGATCGGCTACGTCGGTCAGGGCAATGGCGCGGGGCACCAGCAACGCGGGCGTGACGAGCTCGTCTCGCAGGGGCGGGCCCACGGCCTGTCGCGGGCGTCGGCGCGCGCTCGCGCCGACGAGCTGGTCGCCGACCTCGACCTCTCGGCCGTCGCCGACCGCACGGTGATGACGCTCTCCGGCGGACAGCGCCGACGCCTCGACATAGCGATGGGGCTGGTGCACACACCCCGGGTGCTCTTCCTCGACGAGCCGTCGACCGGACTGGACCCGCAGAACCGCGCCAACCTGCAGTCACTGGTGCAGAAGCTGCATGCCGAGACCGGGTCCACGATCGTGCTCACCACGCACTATCTCGAGGAGGCCGACGCCCTGGCCGAGCGGGTGATCGTGATCGACCACGGCAGCGTGATCGCCGACGACACCGCGTTCTCCCTCAAGTCCCGGTTGGGTGATCGGATCCTGCTCGGTTTCACCGACGCCGAGGACGCGGGCGTGGCAGCGGAGCGGGCCGGCAACCTGGCCGGAGGCGTGGCGGGAGCCGTCGTACGCCGTGAGGGCGCGGCCGTCGAGCTCCGCGTGACCGGTGGCCACGAGCTGGCGCCGCACCTGATCCATGACCTGCACTCGCGCGGCGTCGTGGCCTGTTCCATGGAGGTCTCCCGGCCGACGCTGGACGACGTGTTCCTGGACCTCACCGGACGCAGCCTGCGGGAGGCCTCGGAGGGCGCGGGTTCCCCGACTGCCGATGACTCGACCACGCACGACGAGCCCAACAACGACGGGCCCAACAACAACAACCGGCCCACCGCCACCGAGGAGACCGCAGCATGA
- a CDS encoding ABC transporter permease has translation MSTLTTTDPSTLTTPRAVPTKDPGFLADTWNVMTRELKPLVREPASVLFAMVQPLVFLGLFAPLLPSTPDGSALQWFVPGIVAMTCLMGASFTGSALTTEMMTGSHERLLVSPLNRSALLVGRALKEVVPMLMQTAIILVIVTPFSFDLHLPGVLVAVALLSLFSIGIGSLSFALALAAKDNEWVFWTVQQTVIFPVLLLAGILLPLDGAPGWLQTASDLNPLTYVVEASRALFAGDWPMATIGQGFLGAGLVAALGIGIGLRAMRNSS, from the coding sequence ATGAGCACCCTGACCACCACCGACCCGAGCACCCTGACCACCCCGCGCGCTGTTCCCACGAAGGATCCCGGTTTCCTCGCCGACACGTGGAACGTGATGACCCGCGAGCTCAAGCCACTCGTGCGGGAACCGGCCTCGGTGCTCTTCGCGATGGTGCAGCCGCTGGTCTTCCTCGGCCTCTTCGCCCCCTTGCTGCCGAGCACCCCGGACGGGTCGGCCCTGCAGTGGTTCGTGCCCGGGATTGTGGCGATGACCTGCCTGATGGGCGCGTCCTTCACCGGGTCGGCGCTGACCACGGAGATGATGACCGGCTCCCACGAGCGACTGCTGGTCTCGCCGCTGAACCGTTCGGCACTCCTGGTCGGGCGAGCATTGAAGGAGGTCGTGCCGATGCTGATGCAGACGGCGATCATCCTGGTCATCGTGACGCCGTTCAGCTTCGACCTGCACCTGCCGGGAGTGCTCGTCGCCGTGGCGCTCCTGTCGCTCTTCTCCATCGGCATCGGGTCGCTGTCGTTCGCCCTGGCCCTCGCCGCCAAGGACAACGAGTGGGTCTTCTGGACCGTCCAGCAGACGGTGATCTTCCCGGTGCTGCTGCTGGCCGGGATCCTGCTCCCCCTCGACGGTGCACCGGGATGGCTGCAGACCGCCTCCGACCTCAACCCGCTGACCTATGTGGTGGAGGCGAGCCGAGCGCTCTTCGCCGGGGACTGGCCGATGGCCACGATCGGCCAGGGATTCCTGGGTGCGGGCCTCGTGGCAGCACTCGGGATCGGGATCGGGCTGCGGGCGATGCGCAACTCGTCCTGA